The following DNA comes from Flammeovirgaceae bacterium.
TAGAGATGATTTTCCTTTTGAAGGAGACCGGGTCAATGAACATAATGCCGCTTCCGCCCGAGCCCAGCATAAGCAATGAATCCTTATAGGGATTTATCGAATTGATGATGGTGCTGGAAAACTCCGGCAATGGGATTTTCCTGATGACGGAGTCGTTTTTTATCACGGTCAACCCTGCCTCGCTGCCCACATACACTGAATTGAATTTGGGAAAGCACTTTAAAGCGGTCACGTTCCGGTCTTCAAAACCTTCGTTTAGCAACAGGTTTTTGAACGTTGTCCCATTGAAGTACCCCACCCCATTTGCCCGGGTACCGTACCACACATTCCCCTGCTGGTCTATGTCCAGGCTGTTGATATAGGCACTTGCAATGCCATCTTCCCTGGTAAACCAATCAAACCGGTCCCTGGCCGCGTTGTACCTGCCCAACCCGCTATACGAGCCCACCCAAATACTGCCATCGCGGCCCATGCGGATTTGGTTTACCTCACTGACAGCCCCGCTGTAATGCTTTGTTGCACCGTCCGCGTATTTCCATATGCCCTTGTTTAGCGTGCCTATCCAAAATTCGCCTTCCTTGCCTTTCACCAGCGACAGCACGGAACCGTACAGTTGGTGCCCGTACCGGTCAAAATCCTTCACGTAAAACTTATAGAGCCCCGAGCCGGTGGTGCCCAGCCAGGTGTTGCCTTCGGAGTCCGGTAAAATCTGGTTGATGTTAACGCCCCGAAGTATGGTATCTACCTGGTGTGCCTTCCCCCTTTTCCGTTCCATAAGGAGGTCGTCACCGTACCGGGTCCAGTACACATCGTTCAGGCTATCGTATTGGATGACCTGGTTTTCAATGTCCATCACGCGCTTTACGAATTTCCTCCTTTGTGTGTCTATGGAAAAATAGCCCTTCTCGGTGTTGATCCACACCTCCTTGCCATAGTTGAAAATGGACAAGGCGAAGGAAAAATCCTTCGCGTGGTTCAACGAATAGGTGCCAAGCGGTGATTTTATCATAAAGCTGCTGTCATTGAGGTAAAGGCATATCTCCTTGTTGGGCATGAGGTGCGTATAGAGGATGAGCCTTTTGTCCTTAACCGGTTTGTTCCAGTAGTACACCGAGTCATTGAATATTTTGCCAAGGGCGCGTTGGCTGTTTACGAAGAAGACGGTATCGTTCACCTCAAATACCCGCCTGATGCTGAGTTTTGCATGCAGCCCCTGTGGGATAAACCTTTTAAAATCCAGCCCGTTGTAGCGGGTTATCCCTACCGGGTTGATGATCCATAGGTTTTGCCTGGAGTCCAATTTCAGGTATTGGACAATATTGCTCGATAGCCCATCGCGAGTGGTGTACACTTTGAATTCGTTGCCATCGAACCGGGCAAGTCCACCGCCATTCGTGGCTATCCAGAGGTAGCCCTCCTTGTCCTCCACCATCATGTTCACCTGGGATTGCGGCAGCCCATCCACCGCTGTGTACTGGCGCAGCGAAAATTGCTGTGCCCACAGCGGTGGGATGGTCACCGCACCTGAAAAGAAAACGACAAAAACCAACCGCAACATTAACTTCCCTAAAGTAGTAGTATTCCTGGCAACCATCGTACCGCAATTTACGTCAATCTCAAAAAGGCTGGCAAAAATGACCTACCTTAAGGGAGGCCAACAGCCGGGGTTTTGTTTTTTTTACATCCGTGTGGCCCTAAAAGCTTTCGGCCATGCAACCCAAACCCGCTCAAAACAGTCTTATAGGATATTAAAATAACAGGTCTATGGTCCGAAACTACCTCCTCACCACCCTAAGGAACATTAGGAAACACTTCAGTTATTCACTCATCAATATCTTCGGCCTCGGCCTGGGCATTTCCATCAGCCTACTGCTGGCCCTATGGGTAAGGCACGAGGTGAGCTACGATCGTTTTCATGCAAACGCGGATAACATCTACCGGGTTTCAATGGAAATGAGCTTTGGGGGACAATCCGCCAAGCATTCCATTTCCCCTACTGCCTTGCTGCCCGCCCTGGAGAAAAACTTTCCCGAGGTCATCACGGGCACCAGGGTGTACAACCCCGCTTCCTACAACCCCTTTATAGTTAAAAGAAATGACAATTTCTTTCAAGAAGGGCAATTTTACTTTGCCGACAGCACTTTTTTTGATGTGCTCACCTATCCGCTGATAAAGGGGAACCCCAAAACAGCACTGGTAAAACCCAACTCCGTAGTGCTCACGGAGGGCATGGCAAAAAAATATTTTGGGCAGGAGGACCCCCTGGGGCAAACCTTGCTCATCAACGGCAACAAAGACTATACGGTGACCGGGGTAACGAAAGACGCCCCGGGGAATTCCTACCTCAATTTTGATTTTATTGGTTCCTTCTCCTCCTTGTGGCAATCCCGTGAAGAGCAATGGTGGAGCGCCAACTATCAGACTTTCGTTTTGGTGGACAAAAATACCGACCTGGCCGCCCTCCGGCAAAAAACAAACGACCTTGTGAAAAAAGCGCTGGCCGATGAGCTCTCCAATCCGGGCGATTATGTCAGGTACAATTGGACGAACATACAGGACATCCATCTTCGCTCCGATGCGGCCACGGAAATGGAGCCCGTAGGGAGCATCCAATACGTGTACTTGTTTGCGGCCATCGCCTTCCTTATCCTTCTTATTGCGTGCATCAATTACATCAACCTGGCCACGGCCAGGGCCGCCTTCAGGGCCAAAGAGGTGGGCGTGCGAAAAGTGGTTGGCGCCTCCAAAGGACAGCTTATCTCCCAATTCATTGGCGAATCGGTGGTCACCACGCTCTGCGCCCTCGTGCTGGCCTTCCTCGCGGCACAACTGCTTTTGCCGTTGTTCAATACCCTTACGGGGAAAAACTTTGGGTACAGCACCCTTATGGAGCCTGCCTTCCTTGCGTATGTGATCGCCACTGCGATGGCCGTGGCCCTGTTTTCCGGGGCATACCCCGCCTTTGCCATTACGGCATTCAAGCCTGTGAACATTTTGAAAAACAATTTCCGAAGCTCTTCCAGCGGGATATGGCTAAGGAAGGGCCTCGTGGTTTTTCAGTTCTGCATTACCCTCATCCTTACCCTGGGCACACTGGCCATCACCAAACAAATATTTTTCATCCAAAACAAAAATTTGGGGTTTGATAGGGAAAATACTATTATTCTGCCCCTGGACAGGGAAACCGAAAAGGTGTACACTACGCTCAGGAGCGAATTCCTTAGGTCGGGGAGGGTTGCTGAAATGGGCAGGGCCACGGAATCGCCCGTGGAGATAAACGGTGGCTACAGCCTGGGCGTGCTGGGGTCGCAAGACCCGCCCATTTCCATTACGGCCACCTCTGCGGACGAAGGCTTTGTCCCCTCACTGGGCATGGAGGTGGTATCGGGCAGGAACTTTAACGAAAACGACATTAAAAATTTTTACAAGGACACCACTTATGCCTTTATGGTAAACGAATCGGCACTGGCCCGCCTGTTCCTTGACAAGGAAGAGGCCATTGGCAAAAAGGTGTCCCTCAACGGGCGCAATGGGGAGATCGTTGGCGTGGTGAGGGATTTCCATTTTGCCTCCCTCCACATGCCCATTGGGCCCCTGGCAATCTTCAGCGGGCCCAATGAATATAATTTCGCATTTGTAAAACTGAACCCCGGGCCCCTCAGCCAAACCCTTGAAGAACTGAAGTCCATTTCCAATACCGTTGCCCCGCACCGCCCTTTCAGTTACGAATTTATGGACCAGCAATTTGAGGCCCTATACAGTGCGGAACACCGCATGGCAAGGCTCTTTGCCATATTCTCCACCCTGGCCATTGTTATCGCATGCCTGGGCCTGTTGGGGCTGGTGTCGTTCTCCGCCACCCAAAAAACAAAGGAAATCGGCATAAGGAAAGTATTGGGGGCCACCGCAGGAAATATTGTGCTGCTCATTACCAATGAATATACAAAGCTGATCGGTATGGCCATTCTTATTGCCGTTCCGGTTTCCCTTTATGCCATCAATCAAATGTTGGGCAACTTTGCCTATAAAACCACTATTGGGCCCCTTTCCATCGCCTTGTCGGTTTTGGCGTGCGTGTGCATTGCTTTCTGCACGGCCAGTTACCAGGCACTGAAAGCAGCCATCATCAACCCCACCGAGACGCTTCGGAATGAATAGGATTTTGCCTAGCATACTCTCGGTTTTATTGTTTGCTGCCGGGACACCCGTTGCCTTGCCACAAGGCCTGCAACAATACTATGATGCGGCCACGGAAGCCTATGGGCAAAAAGACTATAAAAAATTTTATGAAAATATTGTGGAGGCCAATAAACTCCACCCCTACCACCAGGTAATCCTTTACCGGCTCGGTATTGCCGCAGCACACTTGCACAAAAGGGAAGAAGCCTTACGGACCCTAAGGAAAGCCATTCAAATCAATGCCGTCTTTGATTTGAGCCTGGAAGATTTTGATCCCATCCGTGATGCCCCGGGGTTTCAATCCCTGATAAAGGCACAGCAAGCCTTGCAAACAACAGAAACCCGGTCGGACACGGCCTTTACCATTAGCGACCGCACTGCCCATATCGAATCCATAGCCGTGGACAGCCGCAATGGGGACTCCTACCTGGCCAGCATCCACAAGAAAAAAATAATAAAAAGGGACAAGGACGGAAAGGTAATGGATTTTACGGGCCCAGGCGCGCATGGACTGACGGCCGTTTTTGATGTGCAAGTCGACCCGGAAAACAACTGGCTGTGGGCTTGTGCGAGCCCTATGCCCGAAATGGAAAATTATGATTCCACGGAACACTCGGCCCTTTACAAATTTGACCTGAAAACAGGGGCGTTGGTTGCTAAATATGAAAGTCGTGGAGCGGGTCCATTTGTATTTGGCGACCTGGCCCTAAATGCCCAGGGCCAGGCATTCGTAAGTGACGGAAAGACGAACACCATCTTTGTGGCGGACGAAAAATCCGGAACATTACAACCTTTCTATTCCTCCGAAGTATTTTGGAACATCCAGGGCATTGCCTTTTCATCAAATGGCCGGTACTTGTTTATTGCAGACTACATCAAGGGGTTGTTTAGGTTGGAAGTTGCAACCCAGGAATTGACCGAACTTGACAATGGCACCGAACTATCCCTAAAGGGGATTGACGGGTTGCTGTATTACAACAACAGCCTGGTCGCCATCCAAAATGGGGTTGTGCCCAATCGCGTGGCCCGATATGCGCTTGGTCCCGGCCAGGCCCGTATAGTAGGGGTTTCCATAATAGACAAAGGGCACCCGGCCTTTAACGAACCCACCATGGGCTGCATCGCCAACGGCCGATTGTACTACGTGGCCAATAGTCCTTGGAATGCGTACGATAAAAGCCATGTCCTCCAGCCCCAAAAAACCGCTGACCTGGTCATACTCACCATAGGGTTGGGGGACGGGGCATCCCATTAATCCCTTCCACACTTGTGACTTACAAATAGTCTTTGCATTATTATCAAAGAATAATGCGGCATGTCGGAAGAAGAGATACGGCAGGAAGAAACGATTATCGCCAAAGCCAAGGGCAACCCGGCAGCCTTTGCTTCCTTGTACGAAAAATATTTTGACAGGATATACTATTACCTCTATCGCCATACGGACGATGAGGAACTGGCGGGGGACTTGTGCTCGCAAACCTTTGTAAATGCACTGAACAACTTAAAGAGGTATGAATTCAGGGGCGTGCCCTTCTCCGCCTGGCTTTACAAAATTGCAAGCAATGAGCTCCGAAAACATTATCGAAAAACAAAAGGAAAAAAAATCCTTAGCCTTGAGGAGGTGCGGATCAAAGAACTCGTGGAGCAGTCGGACGAGGTATGGGACGAAAGCCAAATCAATAAACTGGTGGATTTTATGAAGGACCTGCCCGAGGACATGCTGCAAGTGCTCGAACTGCGGTATTACGAAGAAAGGGACTTTAAGGAAATTGCCTACATACTCGATATTACGGAAAGTGGGGCAAAAATGAGGACCTACCGGGCACTGGACAAACTTAGGAAGAAATTTAAGATCAAGATCAAGTACGATGGGTAGGAACGAGATCAGGTTGCGAAGGCATAGGATAACCGCCCATGGGGCCGAACGGTTTAGGAACTACAATTCCGTGTTGAAACGGCACGAAGAGAACAGGCGCATAAAAAAAATTGTCCGCGTATTTGGGTTCTTTGTGGTGATCCTGGTCGTGATCATGATCATTGCCTTCCTCTCCCGGTGGGAGGAGCGCTCCCAACCAAAAGGCAAAGGCCAGCCAAAGGCCACTCACGGAAGCCTTACCTATCCACCGCTCCCTTCACAGGCTTCCCTGCTTTGGCTGCACCGGCAAACCCCACCTCGAGCAACGCGGCAACTGTAGCAGCCATTTGGTTTTGATAATATTGGCCTGGGGTTTTTACTTCCCCTTTTCCCGTGGTATCCGGGCCCAGCACGGCAAACCAGACCTCGCCCGAACCTTTCACCTCCCGTCCATGCCCCCTCCAGGCATCAAGCGCACCCCTTCCATGGTCAGTGGTAATGACAAGGGTGGTCTTGTCCTTATAATGGTCATCGGACTGCAGCCATTCCCAAAGTTGCCGGATAAACCCGTCTGTACGGTGGGCAGCCTTCAAATATGCACCGTAGTTTCCATCATGGGCAAAGTCATCGGTTTCCCCATAGGCAATGTACACCAGCCGGGGCTGCTTTCTCTTAATGTACTCCATGGCATAGTGGTGGGTAAAGGCGTCCAGCCTTACTTCGTCCCACGGGCTTGGGATTTCCTTTTGCAGCCCATTCAAAAAAACCTCCGTGGCAGAGAGGCCAGCGCCTGCCGCAGTTTCAAAGCCTGCATTTACCGGGACCCCGCTCCGCTCTTCATTGATGATAAACGGAAACACGTCCCATGAGCCAAAGGCCGCCACCTTCCCCTGAAACCCAGGTAGCCGGTTGACGGACTCCAGCACAGTGACATTGGGGTTGTTAACCTTGGCATTGCTTGTTATCCTGTCATCGTCTGCATGTCCCGTTAAAATTTCATTGTACCCGGGGTAGGAGAACCACATGCCGTTGGTGCAACCCACGTGGTTGCCAAACGCACGGTTTCCGTACAATTGGCCCTCCCGCGCGATGACAGACCAGAAAAATGGCATCAAAGCTTTCCTCCTTTTTATGGGGTCGTCATCCCAGAACTGCCGAAGCAAACTTTCCAGGCCGCGTACGTACTTTTCATTTTTGACAAGCACGGGGTCCGCCCCGGTAAACAGTTCCTGCCACCTGTACCCATCCAGGGTAACAATAATTACATTTTGCGTTTTGGTGGTCTGCGCATGTGCAGTGGCCAACAAGACAAGAAGGAACACAGTCACGGTCCGCGTTTTCATTTCGGTTGTTTTTATTTGGGGCTGCCCTTTCGTTTTTAAAGTTAACCCAATTCATTGGGGCCGCGGCATTTTAACCGTCTAATTTTCCTTGCCAGGCTTGGTGGGCATACGCACAACAAGCCTAATTTTTAAAGAGGCTATTTTTCAAAAATGGAAATCAATAATGGCCCATCAATTAAAAAAATTATTCATATTGTCAGGTGGATTGATTTCAAATACCTACGGCCATGCCCTTACCTTCCGAAACCGAACACCCCATCACCCGGTGGCTGCGCCATTCCAGCGGCTTTACCTTTGCCGTGTATACATCCGTGGCCGCCTTTTGTGCCTATGCCTGCATAT
Coding sequences within:
- a CDS encoding ABC transporter permease; amino-acid sequence: MVRNYLLTTLRNIRKHFSYSLINIFGLGLGISISLLLALWVRHEVSYDRFHANADNIYRVSMEMSFGGQSAKHSISPTALLPALEKNFPEVITGTRVYNPASYNPFIVKRNDNFFQEGQFYFADSTFFDVLTYPLIKGNPKTALVKPNSVVLTEGMAKKYFGQEDPLGQTLLINGNKDYTVTGVTKDAPGNSYLNFDFIGSFSSLWQSREEQWWSANYQTFVLVDKNTDLAALRQKTNDLVKKALADELSNPGDYVRYNWTNIQDIHLRSDAATEMEPVGSIQYVYLFAAIAFLILLIACINYINLATARAAFRAKEVGVRKVVGASKGQLISQFIGESVVTTLCALVLAFLAAQLLLPLFNTLTGKNFGYSTLMEPAFLAYVIATAMAVALFSGAYPAFAITAFKPVNILKNNFRSSSSGIWLRKGLVVFQFCITLILTLGTLAITKQIFFIQNKNLGFDRENTIILPLDRETEKVYTTLRSEFLRSGRVAEMGRATESPVEINGGYSLGVLGSQDPPISITATSADEGFVPSLGMEVVSGRNFNENDIKNFYKDTTYAFMVNESALARLFLDKEEAIGKKVSLNGRNGEIVGVVRDFHFASLHMPIGPLAIFSGPNEYNFAFVKLNPGPLSQTLEELKSISNTVAPHRPFSYEFMDQQFEALYSAEHRMARLFAIFSTLAIVIACLGLLGLVSFSATQKTKEIGIRKVLGATAGNIVLLITNEYTKLIGMAILIAVPVSLYAINQMLGNFAYKTTIGPLSIALSVLACVCIAFCTASYQALKAAIINPTETLRNE
- a CDS encoding ATP-binding protein, producing MVARNTTTLGKLMLRLVFVVFFSGAVTIPPLWAQQFSLRQYTAVDGLPQSQVNMMVEDKEGYLWIATNGGGLARFDGNEFKVYTTRDGLSSNIVQYLKLDSRQNLWIINPVGITRYNGLDFKRFIPQGLHAKLSIRRVFEVNDTVFFVNSQRALGKIFNDSVYYWNKPVKDKRLILYTHLMPNKEICLYLNDSSFMIKSPLGTYSLNHAKDFSFALSIFNYGKEVWINTEKGYFSIDTQRRKFVKRVMDIENQVIQYDSLNDVYWTRYGDDLLMERKRGKAHQVDTILRGVNINQILPDSEGNTWLGTTGSGLYKFYVKDFDRYGHQLYGSVLSLVKGKEGEFWIGTLNKGIWKYADGATKHYSGAVSEVNQIRMGRDGSIWVGSYSGLGRYNAARDRFDWFTREDGIASAYINSLDIDQQGNVWYGTRANGVGYFNGTTFKNLLLNEGFEDRNVTALKCFPKFNSVYVGSEAGLTVIKNDSVIRKIPLPEFSSTIINSINPYKDSLLMLGSGGSGIMFIDPVSFKRKIISTADGLPSDFIYFVAADSDNIVWVGTEQGITRLKLNARLGIEQNLHYGYENGLEGVETNRNAFLLDGEKYFGLIDGVYRYNELPREGWSSFPLHLRDIEILYGQYSSRAYSDSLAGFFRVPYRPKFPADRNHITFQFNQVDKRYPSSVRFKYFLENFDKTWSQPSSVGSATYSNLPPGEYVFNVVATNNQGSWDRQPLRYAFTVKAPFYQTEIFQVAMVLMLAGLIVLVFYLRVRKKINKIMEVERIRQQEQESLRKEIARDFHDEMGNQLTRIINYVSLMKLNNGNAVALYDKVEESAKYLYTGARDFIWSIDPGNDELSKLFLHIRDFGEKLFEEKGMMYRALNSVAKNVRVPYGFSREANLIFKEAMTNAFNHSGAKNVTFTLKIVDDAFEMKLADDGKGFDKGALAKMNGLKNMKARAERIGGILYIQSRAGAGTEISLILPIHIFKGKI
- a CDS encoding sulfatase-like hydrolase/transferase, producing the protein MKTRTVTVFLLVLLATAHAQTTKTQNVIIVTLDGYRWQELFTGADPVLVKNEKYVRGLESLLRQFWDDDPIKRRKALMPFFWSVIAREGQLYGNRAFGNHVGCTNGMWFSYPGYNEILTGHADDDRITSNAKVNNPNVTVLESVNRLPGFQGKVAAFGSWDVFPFIINEERSGVPVNAGFETAAGAGLSATEVFLNGLQKEIPSPWDEVRLDAFTHHYAMEYIKRKQPRLVYIAYGETDDFAHDGNYGAYLKAAHRTDGFIRQLWEWLQSDDHYKDKTTLVITTDHGRGALDAWRGHGREVKGSGEVWFAVLGPDTTGKGEVKTPGQYYQNQMAATVAALLEVGFAGAAKAGKPVKGAVDR
- a CDS encoding sigma-70 family RNA polymerase sigma factor, which gives rise to MSEEEIRQEETIIAKAKGNPAAFASLYEKYFDRIYYYLYRHTDDEELAGDLCSQTFVNALNNLKRYEFRGVPFSAWLYKIASNELRKHYRKTKGKKILSLEEVRIKELVEQSDEVWDESQINKLVDFMKDLPEDMLQVLELRYYEERDFKEIAYILDITESGAKMRTYRALDKLRKKFKIKIKYDG